The genomic segment GGATTCGCTACCAGCCGGCAGTTGTCTGGTCCTGGTGGTTTTACGTCCGGGATCCCGTCATTGTCGTCATCATCGTCACACTCGTCACCAAGCCCGTCTTTGTCAGTATCTAGCTGGGAGCTATTGATCACGAATGGGCAGTTATCCTTGGTATCCTGGTGACCATCACCGTCACTACAGAGGAAGTGATGAGAACatgatgtaaataaaagctgtagcactTGTAGTActgataaaaacactgaatagcTACAGTACAAGTTAACACGGAGGCTGTAATCGTATTCAACCTGTCTTGGTTTGTGTCACAGGAGTCTCCAACCAGGTCGTTATCAATGTCAGACTGAAACAGAGCAAATATGTAAAACCTTAATTTGAAACGCTGTTGTTAGATGTAATGGATTACAGGatttatatgaaaataaaaggtGGGGAAAGTGAAAATACTTTTGTGCAGGTGCCACAGATCAATTCATCTATTTGGCACTGACTAACCTGGTTCGGGTTAGGGATGTCGGGGCAGCTGTCGCAGGCATCTCCCACTCCGTCTCCATCCCTGTCCAGCTGGTCTCTGTTCTGGACACGTTGGCAGTTGTCCAAGAAGTTCTTCAGGCCTGATTGCCCAGAGTGGATGGTTATTATCATTTAGCAGTGAAGCCACTTCTAAATCCTTTTACAGCAGCGAGTAAAGAATATTGTCAATGTATAATTATAGCATTGTCGAAGAAGGAACGTACTGAATAGCTGAAGAGCTACCTTTGCAGTACCATTTAGTGTAGTAAAATAGACCatatttttattgcaatttattcttattcttttttgctcttcattggcattttacagaatatCTATCAATCAGTCAATTTGaacaattatgtaaaaaaaaatcacataaaatattaaaaactgtttagttGCAGCCctgtataaaactaaaaaaatcttatttcccagttaaattacacacaaatatgGGTGTTGCCAAAATGTATTGCAGTGATACAATCATTTAGTGTTAACTGATTTGATAGATTTGAATTAGTTTCTGATTTCTAAAATCAAAGTTATGTTTTAATGTAAGTAGGACTAAGTAACTGAGTCATATATTGATGATGATTGAATGCGTAGAAATCCAATAAATTCATGTTACTGTGTGATCTCAGCTGAGTAATTTTATAGCATGTTGTTTATAACATCACCACTGGGCTGCACTGTTGCACTTGCTATGTAGGTGCACAGTAGTTTGTGTGCAGAAGCTACTTTTCATTCATCGCagggaggcagcagcagcaccaaaaTCGCATAAAGGTCAAGCAGCAGAGATAGAGGGAAAACTATCTTAACTCCTGTGGGGGGTTTTAAGGTGTAATCAGACTGGTGAATGATCAAAGCTTGCGTCTGCTTTGGGGTCTGACGGCCGgtggttttcacatttatttctttatatatttattaaatttctGCAGTGCTTTTCCTCAAACAACCCCAAAAAATCGTCTGTGATGTCATTCCCCAACAGTGTTTTGAGAAATATGTAATTTTGTGTGAAGTCAGTCTGAATTAGTGCAATTCTTGTGTAATTTAAGCATGGATCAAAATGTGGAGGACTGAACAGAGCAGTAAGTCGTAGCATCAAACGCCTTCAGTGATGTAGGTTATATAACTATAAGCGTCAGTGTTTGTGATGTAATTTCTCCCCATACCATCTCCATCCATGTCGTCATCACAGGCGTCCCCCTTGCCGTCGCCATCAGTGTCTCTCTGGTCAGGGTTCTCCACCATGCGGCAGTTGTCACAAGCATCACCATGGCTGTCCTTGTCGGTGTTCTTCTGGTCCATGTTGGGCTTCAACCAGCAGTTGtcctgagacagacagaaacatgcgAAAGTCTCACTCACAGCGAAccgtatgtgtttgtgttttctctgagcAATAATGATGGTTTAATTATTGATTAAAGACGTGGTTTAACATTTTGCTGAGATTGAAATGAGAAGTGCTTTTATGTTTCTGCAGTAAATACGAAGCTGCCAGAAGCCCgtcagcttagcttagcattaagactggaaacagagggacagagtgagaCAGTCCTTGTGCTAATCTAAGCTTCTGACCTGTATTAGactaaacatgtatttaatgtaTGTAATCTATGTAGTTAATCATAAAACAATCACAATGTGCTGCCCCTGTGTACTGGATATTTTCAACTTGTGAAAACATTTCCACCAACCTGCACATTTGGAATACCATCACCATCTGCATCATCATCACAAGCATCTCCATGACCATCTCTGTCTGCATCCTCTTGGCCGGAGTTTGGAACAAAGACACAGTTGTCCTGTGAACACATTCTAATATTAAAAGGGATTTCATTCACTCGGTGAAGCTGCATTTGCCGAAAGCTTACTACGCTTTCGTTACCTTTTTACAGTTCATATCCTTGCATTTGAGTTTCTCATCTGGGTATCCATCAATGTCGGTATCTTTCCCGCAGAGGTACCCGTTACCGGCCCAGCCAATTCCACACTGACAAGACAAATGAAACTCTTCAGAAAATCCGACAGCAAGTAAGTTGAGATGTGCTTATGTATAGCTTATGTGAAGGTAGCATATAAAAGTGTGTGAGTGGTGTGAAATCCTACCTGACAGGAGATGGAGCCATCTCTTTCTAACACACACTGGGCGTTGATATCACAGGGATTGGTCAGGCTGTTGCCGCAGCTGATCTCCGGCTTACAGCCCTTCACCTGATCTCCTGTGAAACCTGTCTTACAGCTGCCACAGTGATAGGAGCCCTGTGCAGGAATGATAACAGCACTTCATAAGCTTATTTGGACAGCAGTTAGAAAGCTGCACAAATTAAATAACTGTCCCAGAGCCCAGCTGATATGTTATAGAAATCATACCACGGAGTTGTGACAGATCGAGTTTGCAGTGCATCCTCCATTGTTGGGTCCCTTACATTCATCAATGTCATCACAGACCTGTGTTGTGCAATAGAAATGTAAGATGTGAAAATTACACTTTACCTTCCTACTTTTCTTTGTCTAATTGTTCTAGTAATTACTGACAAGTAACATGTCCTCCTTGACATATTCTGTAAACAGCTATTAGGcattcctgttttatttttctttcatattgATATTGTATCATCCATATTTTATCTACTCCTTTACCTGTTTGTTGGTTTGAGCAAACACGATGCCAACACCCTCCACTGGAAGACCTACGTAGCCCAGTGGACAGGCATCACAGCGAAAGCCCGGGGCAGTGTTCACACACTTCACTCCAGGGAAGCAGGGGTTAAACTGGCACTGCAAAAAGGAGGACATGAACTGTGCAGAGGCTTCAAAATGTATGGGATTCTTAGAGGGCTTCTCCCCAAAAGCTTCTAGGTTTAATTTTTGCTCATGCAAAACAGAGAATGCTGAAGGGGCCAGTCCTTAGAAAGGAGgtcagtgcaaacacacatatgcacacttGAACTTCCAGTTTTATGAAGACCTCAATTTGCAACAGCCATAAGTTAAAGTTCACAAAATTCCTAAACTTTTACCTTTACCTGCAGCTTTGGTCCCAGCCAAATTTATATAACATTGCTGTGTCTTTAGAACCTGATTGCCAATCATGGTCATTTTGCCAGGTTTtttgtctaaattaaaaaagtcTGTGAAATGAATTATGGACCAATTGAgacatcatttttaaattattcaaactatttaaaattcATATGTCACCTCATTCAGAActcaagtttaaaaaataaattcctcTGTATGCAATCATTTCAGACATTTACAAATACAGAGCATCAAATAATGCATCACCATGACCTTCAGCAGGTCCAAGATCATAGCTACTTGTTAGAATGCAATTCCACCTCACTTTTGTCTAAAATCTCTCTGCTGACAATATTGTGGATAAGGGCAAAACTACctgtccaaaaaacaaataatacataCTAATGCTCTAATAATCTAAACTACTAAATACTGTTTAGTAGTAACACTAGTAACACAGTGTAGTAACACAGTTTTTGCAGCAACACACAGAAGCCCACTGTCTCATTACAGCTATAATGCTAAATTATAAGtgcaaaaatgttgttttatacaCAGACAGTTGTGTCACAGAACAATGCTAAATGCATGCAAAGTGGATGCTACAGTTCAAAGATGTTCCTTTCGGCTCCTTTCCGTGTAAAGTGAGAGTAACTGGTGGATTTCACAAAATGACGTTTTTCATTGTGATAGTGATGCTATTTTGTCATCTGGGTATacatgaattaaatatttaaatttttagacCAACTTTTCCTAACATCAAAATAACAAGGTTATAATTAAATAGAAGTTTAAGATTTCTTTACTTTGCAGCCAGgtccagaaacacacacgcacacacacacaatgagtcATACCTCGTCCACATCATCGCAGTTAAAACCATCGCCTGTGTACCCATCAGGACAGGGTCCACACTCAACACCATCCGCTGTCTCTATGCACATGTTGTCACGGAAACAGACACCTGGGCCACACCTTGGTTTTACCACCTCGTTGCCACCAAGACCTTTAACAGAGAAAacatattgatatttttattacagtcaTTAAGCACCACAATTTATAGTGAGCACGTGACTGTTTTATCTTACCACAGGCCTGACACTCTGAGATCGTGTTTCTGAGAAATGAGGTCTCTTTAACCTGCAAAACAGTCAAACATAAGCAGGTTAGATGCAGATGGGAGGTCAGAGTTGATGAAGCAGAGATTATATGACCTCAGGAACAGTCAGAGGTATTGACCTGCTGAATGAGGAcatctttcagctcatttaTCACTTTTGTTAACTCCAGCATTTGATTGGACAGCTGCTTTGTGTTGACCCCTAAAAGAAAGACGCAGTTTGTTTGACTAAAGCAGTGGTGAAGTCATTCTGACTAACTAACTAGTTTTTTGTACATCTGAGATTGTTTTCCTGGGAAACATTTAGCTGTTTCCAAGGGCATTTTCTCAAAAGCAAGAATCTTACCCAGAGTTTGGACAGAGTCTCTTTGTTGGAAGTGGCAGTCTTGTAATGAAGCAACATTCTCAAATGTGTCTCCCACCACAAGCTTGAGCTCGTCTAAACTCTCCTGTTAGAAACCAAACCAAAGTGCACAACTGAGTCATTTGGAAACCTGCAGAGCCATTACATATTCATTATTGTATGGAAATACAAGTGATGGGTCACCTGCTCTCTGGCTTGCATAGTCTTTAGGTCCACTATACCGTACTCTGCTGGCAAACCCTGGAAGGCAGCAGGGAGATCCCTGACCGTCTCCAccagcctgcagtccagatgCAGCTCCACCCCACCTGGCCCCTGCTGCTGCAGTCCCCGCAGGTGGAACAACAGTCGGTGTTGTTGGCCATCTGCCAGCACCAGGTTGTTGAAGGTTACTGAACTCATCCTCTTGTCACTCCGCAGGTAGCGTAACACAGCTATTAGAGgacagaaaagggaaagaggCAGCAGTGACAGCAAAGGAACGATAACAGGGAGAAATAGAGGAGAAAGAGTTTATGGCCTCATTTACTGGAAAATATTCATCAATATTACAAAGACTAAAGGCACTAGTGGCTGTACAATTTATTCTGTATACTctctatactgtatattctcCAAATTAGGATACTAattagcactaaacacaaagtataACTTAGGTTGAGTGGCTTGGATTTGCAAGAATTTTGCAAtgagttttcagtttttgttggcTTTATTATAGGGGTTTGTAGTGTGTGGTGTTTTACTGGTGTTTTGATATTTTGCAAAAAGGGGTGCAACATttgaacacagaaaacatttcaaaatcaaacatttacatttctttttggttCTATTTAAGTCTTCTCCAAATTTCAAGGGGAATATATGGATCCACTACCTTCACCAGTCGTTTGCTAACATTGTCTGCTTTTTTGGTGCTGCGATTTCTTAAGAGCTTCTTCTCTAAAAGCCGactatttgaaattaaattgatGAGAGTGGTGATAgtgaaccaaaacaatgagctaatCACAATACAACACAGTGACTGATATTATAAAACTACTGATTTACAGCATTAAATTGTGTCAGAGCTCTTTCATGATCTCCTACCTTTGTTGAGCTTCCCCATCACAGTGAACTCAAAGTATTTGCTGTTGTCCCTTGGGTTGTACAGGGCAAACACAGTGGTTCCGGACTTGGGTTGCAGCTTGAAGGAGGTCAGGATAAAAGCCTCATTCACTCCTTGCTCAGCCAGACCCCCCTGCAGCAGGTCTGGCAGGCAATCAGGTGAGGTGAGCAGATCATAAACTGTTGACAAGGATGGAAAAGcaagaagcagcaaagcacaTGAGTAATGGATGATGAGATATGAATATTTACAACCTGCAGCCACGTAAACACATCCTGAGCTGACAAGATGATGATGTTGACCCAGTGTTTGTTGGTCTTGTCAATCAGTCAGAACAAACTTGACAAACAAAGTTGGCTCAGAGAAATCACAACAAGGTGGTTTTCAAAATGGGAGTTATGTACTCTGAAGGcatgtttgtaatttttgaTAAGATCTGTATTGCTGTGAAGCTGTTCAGctgataaaatatatatgtaataattTTCAGCGACATGCAGAGAGACGCATGGGAGAATTTAGGCATATCTCCTGACAGGCTGTTTAGTGCGAGTGAAACGCCAGAGAGACACTTGCACTCATGTTTAGCCTCTTCCTTTTAATAAAGTTACTTGGGAGCTGGACAGGCCATGCGAGGATGTGCAGTGAATCTCTAGTTCACTATCTGCACACACCATGAATACACAAGTACCCTCAAGCAGTGGGCAAGTCCTTCTTTTGTGAGGGAGCAAATGCTTCCAGAGACTTGTCCATGTCAACCAAGATTGGGAAGTGTGTTTAAGGAGGAGATCTCGTTTTTGTTCTTATAGTTATTGTTCTTATTTGTTCTTATACTTGTTCTTATACGTCTGTCCCCTACCACCTTCAAACAgcacaaaagaaataaacctCATTGCACACTTGctgtacaaacatacaaactagcacataaaacacacaatccTGCTATTCTTAAATCTTCTGGACAGAGGGCTATGTGGAGGTCAGGGTCGTCTTACTGCAGAGATCAGGAAAAAGTGCCTCATTTCACCCCCAGATTAACCTCTGATTTCAAGCTTCATAAAACCAGCTCTGCCTACAGCCATAAAGAAATTCAGCATATTATCCTCTGCCAAACACCAGCATACAAATCTGTCACGGTTATAAATTACATACTATAAGAACTACAAATGGTGGACATTCTTCACTTTAATGCTTAAGAAAAGCTTTATATGTGACAAGCTGTGTGATATTTTAAAGTTGTATGTTTAGAAGTAAACCACTAGCAGTAAATTGAAGGATTTGTACTATTAACATCAGCATGTAACATCAACAGTGACATCACACTTTAGCAGTGTATATAGTAGCTAATATGAGGAGAAGTATATTATATTTTGGGATGGAAAGTAGTTTGATAATAGTAATGTTATGCTTATggtgacaaaaaacaaattgagaaaactcaatttgttttttttattttatttaaacctaaGATGTATTTTCTGGGGTCACTCGCTTTTTAACTGCTCTGCTACACTGTGCCtagtctgtctgctgtttgatgCTGAGCAAGTAGTATAAAGTGGCTGATTTGAGGATTTTTCCCCCCTGAAAGTTGCCTGCTTTGGCTGAAAGATGTGCTATGAGAACGAATAAGACAGCTAAACAATGAGTTGAAAGTCATAAAGCCAAGCTGCACATTCAGAAGATGATTCTCTGTGGGCCCATACTGGAAGTAACTCATTTTCCACATTGTCATTTGATGCtctttttatattgttattataaaaGAAGAGATGATAGCCACTTTAAAGATAAGCTTAAGTAAGCAGTGAGACTTTATCCACAAagtcaaaaatgtgtttcaaattCCAGTGACCGCAGCTCCTGGTGAAGTCATCGTGGTGACATTGATATCGATGAAAACTAGCTCTTACTAAAAGCTTACTTACACAGCTCCAAATTGGTCTCTCTCCTTTTGAGGACAGTGAATTCCAATCATGCTGACAATGAGCCATATGCAAGGGAAATGATACACGTTAAACTCCATTAATCTGGACTTGTTTAATACATAACATAAGGCAGCTATTGGCAAAAGATAGTCGGGATTAATGGGTGCATGAGCGGTGTGTCATCAATCAAGGGAGGTGATTTGGAAGAAGCTGATAAACCGTAAACAATGATATTGTTGTCTTGCAGCTCTTCTTTGGGTGAACTCATTCGTGTGCgagtgtgagtctgtgtgtatatgtgactTGAAGCACAATACCGAGCCCAGATCATATCTGATGATTTCCATGTGTGTGACCCAGCTGGGACTTTGTTTGAATTAATACGAGACAGAGAGCTGAACCTCCTGCACTTAGGTAATCAACGGGATGCAAATGGgtggatgaaaataaataaataagtaaataaaaacaggatgacTTTACTTTTGCACAGAGGGTGGGTGTATTAAACTGTCTACttattttctgtatctttgtCTACCTcctgtcacaaacacaaaaatgtattcaacttTACTAATGGTGAAGATATTAGCATTTTATTCGTACCTCAGTGATTTTTATACGTCATATCTAATCCTTTGTGTTCCTTGGGTAAGAATATGATGTTCTCTTTCACAGTGTCTGTTTTAAACATTATACATTGAACTCATACATATAGTATGTTAAAATACCCAGTGGTGAAGCCATTAAATCTTTTTTGACAGATAATGAAACTGGAGGATTGCATCAAAAGCTGGATGTCAGAGGAATCCACCGTGCAATTAAAATCAAAGACATctttccatgtgtgtgtgtgtgtgtgtgtgtgtgtgtgtgtgtgtgtgtgtgtgcagaagtttcaacagaaacaaaacataaaaagatgaTTTAGTTTCTTAAATCTTTGTCATCCCCCGCAGCAACCAAGTCTCTCGTAATCACCAATCAATATGACACACTTTGCAAAAACTGTAATGACTTTGAATTACTGATATGAAAAGCAAGTTAAAGCACTTCAAATTAACACTCACCCAAAGCCTGGGCTTCTGCATAGGAATACAGACTTAATAGCAGTGGCAAGGCCAGAATCAGGGTCGTCCAAACACCCATTTTGTCCTTCCAACTGTTCCCGGATCAGCCGCTTCCCTGTAGTGACTTATCAGTATGTGGCACAGACGCAGTTTCCCGTATGTCTGCGTCGACTGTGACTGGTGCAGTTATGCCCTTGCTTCCTTTTTGAATTAGAAGTGTGGCAACACGGTCATGTTAAATCTAATAAAAGCTGCGGATAGTTCCGGAcatacttttgtgtttgtgtgtgtaaatgtgaagaGAGGATCACAGGAGTCTCTCTGAGGGAGGAGCATCAGGACCAGGACCTGCTTTTAAAACCTTCCTCAGACGGCCCCATATAGAGAAGGAGTGACCTGGAGAGGCTACTGCATTCCCTCCTACTGGCTGCTACTTACTATTCCCACAGGCTCCTATACAAATGTAATGTACATGAGCAACTTTCACTTGAGTCCAGGAACTCACGTTTGGGCTCTGGAATTTCAAGTTTCAATCCAAACTGGAATATTTTTAGACTGTTGAGTTCATGCTGGAGGTGAattactgaaaatgtgtttcccaCCTTCAGCAAATAGACTTGTAGTATTTTATTCCCACTCTGAAACACAGGGAGCTCTTGCCCTTTCCTTGCTGGGATCACATGTGACACCTTTCCTAAGTGCCCTTGCTTCCCCCCTTCATCCCTGGGCAAAGTCAGGAAATTAGCCCACGCCTTAACAACCGACCGGCAGGGCTTCAGACGGGCTACTGGCTCACACGGCCCCCGGGTCGTCAGCATGTCTGGCACCACGAGACTCACCACATttggaagagaggaggagggtcaGGTCTTAATGATGTttatttttccctctttcttttgACTCTTCTTTTGCATCTTATTTGTTTAAAGCCACCTTAACCTCATTCCATGGGCAAGAACActgagcaataaaaaaataaaaatacagtgtgcGCATTAATGATGTGTGAGCCCTTTATTAATTCAATAAAAGCCAAGTCTCAGTGGCTACAAGATAATTTCCTActtaaaaagataaacacatgTATCCATagcaacaaacagcagcacatgaGTCATATTTTCCGTATGTGTGCCACAGGTGTTCATTGCGGTTAGTCTGAATTGTCCTGCTGATATAGACTCCATCCACTCAGCAACAGGAGTTTTATCTGCCCTCCAATTGGTTTGCATAATGATCCTTTACAGACGTTTTGGATCACAGAAAGCCCCACGGACCTCCGTGCCTGGTCGGCGGCAGCTGCGGCCAGGGGCTCACCAGACCACATTAGCCTGCTGGAGGACCGGGGCTGAGTCACATCATGATGTGGTTGTTGAGGTCAGACCGTGAACGCTGCAGCTGGCCCGAAGATACAACCAAACCACAAATGTGTCTGACACCATCTCCTGACTATTTTTATTCTTGACAGAGATACGACCAAATCCTGAGACTCTTACTTTTCATTTTGGGAGCTTGTAAGAGACACCGAAGATTATAGCATTGCTGTCACCACAATGACAGGAACATGCACAGTGTTACCAATCAGTAATATGCAGCCAACCTGAAACTGTGGTTTTATGCTGCATAAAAAATGGTATAAGTGGTGTCTGTGCTTTCAGGGAATATCTgacaattataattttttaaaaactttaaacagatacagacacacaaaggggaaaaatgaaagccactacagcatgTTGTATACGGATGGCAggatattttactgtaattcaAGAAGATATATGGACATGACCTACAAATATTTGATTAATAGAGTTTATGCTCATCAATTCCGCAGAGGAGATTCAATCTTCCAAAAGTTTTGTTTTACGTGTAGTCTCAACATTTAACTCATTATAAACATTGCATTATTTTAAGGTCAAGTGGTTtgtgttgttcttcttcttgtgGTTGATTATCAAAATATCATTTTTGGATGATTGGATTTGTTTGTCAGTTACTTTATATGCTGTGCAGAACTGTTTATAGGATTTAAGACCATATTGTTCACTGTATTTATTCTGTAGCATTTAACATAAATCCTCTATACAGTACACAAACAGTACACAAATCTGTCATCGTTCTCATCTCATAGCTGAAAAagatttacagatttacagGGGGAAAACCTTTTATGGCCGAAGACATtacagtatttctgtatttaaaaaaatagcaatcAAACATAATACATGAAGTTCTGTACATCAGTATTTGATGAATGGACCGACTTTTACAACACGGCAAATCACAGCTCGAGGTGACCATAAGTCTCCTTGCTCCTGAGTGTCAAATTGCTCATTACACCATCTTACAAGCTCTGCTCTGTCTTAGCCGATGACGTTATGTAACAGCAGCCAGTTATCAAGTCAGAGGGGTCTGATCCAACACCTCATTAAATCTACAGCATCTATCAAAAAAGTCCAATCTGGCAGAAGGGACACACTCCAAACCAGAAATTACAGCATGAATTTCTGGTATTAGACACACAGTAACTCTGAACTCTAGGCAGAGGCTTAATAAATGGGCCCACACCCTGCAGCATATTGAAAATGTGAACTCTTGAGCCAAATTGGTATGTCATGGTGAATAAAGCTGTTGAGTTTCCTGGAATCGTCTAGCACAGCACAGAGGGCATGAATACAAATTATACGTTAAACATTCACATTCAACGTTGATCAGAAAGTTCACTCTGAGGAAATATGggatgcttttttttaagaagtGAGACACTTCTtaattgtaaattttttttagtaCGTGGCCTTGAGCTACTTAAACCGAAATTCCTGCATTTATTAGAGCTGAATGTGAGTGTAACTCTTAGTCTAGGTTGTGTTTACAAATGAGTTTTTCTCTCGTCCTTAGAAACCGACTTTGGAAAAACATAGACACCCATTAAAACCATTGCTGTATTTTTGTTCAATTTCATTTACCTGACTCAATGTCCTACCTTCATATTTCTCTGTAAAATCATTCAAAATGTTGTGGACACAGTAACATAAACCCAACACCCTTCTCAGAAATACATAGCTGTTATGCCAGAAGATTGATGATAGGTGCACAAAGGTATTCTCAGAAAAGCCTCACTGTGATGGAGGAACATACTGTTTCTAAAACAACAATGTGGTTTTAGTGTCTCCCAAAGATTTCTCAATATTACGCAAGGGTATGTAATGAAGGCCTCCACAATGCCGCCAGTAGATGTTGCGACTGATGGTTTTGCCATATGTAAACTATGAGTTCATTCTCAGACTATCCCAGAGTATCCAGCTGCTCCTTTAGTCACTTACGTACACAGCTGGATGCGTTTACACTCACTCACTCCATCTCAATGCATGTCTCACCTACACCTACACACTTCATATTGTAGATGGAGACTGTGGTAAATCATCTCCAACCTTCCTCTCTTTCCCCTGACTCCTTGAGCCACACTAGCAGCACGGCTCTATGGCAATATAAATCCACCACGTTGGCCCGGGGAGAAATATCTCAACATATACAGGCTGAATTACCTTGACAGGATgaatatttgcatattaatgTCTTTGGTGATCTTTTGACTTTTCATCCTTCCTTGTCATCTGGTATAAATTTACCCTGCGGCTGCAGAACTGATGGCATACCCCATGGATGGGGGCTCACCATCTTTTCTTATCAGTCATTTTAAGTTTCTTTGTGGTAATTCGTTTTGAttgttttagtcatttaaaacacagttaattgtgtcattttgtttcagttttttgttatttatgattgtttttattttgtttttagacatttttgatTTTAGTTAAGTCATTTCTGTCTGCCATTTTGCACCTCTATTGTTTTGAGCtctttcaaaaaagaaaatattagatTACTTTCAGAGTCTATGATCCATGGCCCCTTCACCTCTCGGCCTCCTGGACTTGTGCCCGGTAAATTCAGTTATTTATTCACGACATTCCTTCTTCAACTTTAATGTGCTTTGTGTTCAGTGCCAGAAGCTAATG from the Channa argus isolate prfri chromosome 18, Channa argus male v1.0, whole genome shotgun sequence genome contains:
- the thbs4b gene encoding thrombospondin-4-B, translating into MGVWTTLILALPLLLSLYSYAEAQALVYDLLTSPDCLPDLLQGGLAEQGVNEAFILTSFKLQPKSGTTVFALYNPRDNSKYFEFTVMGKLNKAVLRYLRSDKRMSSVTFNNLVLADGQQHRLLFHLRGLQQQGPGGVELHLDCRLVETVRDLPAAFQGLPAEYGIVDLKTMQAREQESLDELKLVVGDTFENVASLQDCHFQQRDSVQTLGVNTKQLSNQMLELTKVINELKDVLIQQVKETSFLRNTISECQACGLGGNEVVKPRCGPGVCFRDNMCIETADGVECGPCPDGYTGDGFNCDDVDECQFNPCFPGVKCVNTAPGFRCDACPLGYVGLPVEGVGIVFAQTNKQVCDDIDECKGPNNGGCTANSICHNSVGSYHCGSCKTGFTGDQVKGCKPEISCGNSLTNPCDINAQCVLERDGSISCQCGIGWAGNGYLCGKDTDIDGYPDEKLKCKDMNCKKDNCVFVPNSGQEDADRDGHGDACDDDADGDGIPNVQDNCWLKPNMDQKNTDKDSHGDACDNCRMVENPDQRDTDGDGKGDACDDDMDGDGLKNFLDNCQRVQNRDQLDRDGDGVGDACDSCPDIPNPNQSDIDNDLVGDSCDTNQDSDGDGHQDTKDNCPFVINSSQLDTDKDGLGDECDDDDDNDGIPDVKPPGPDNCRLVANPDQTDDNSDGVGDVCESDFDQDKVIDRIDNCPENAEITLTDFRAYQTVVLDPEGDAQIDPNWVVLNQGMEIVQTMNSDPGLAVGYTAFSGVDFEGTFHVNTVTDDDYAGFIFGYQDSSSFYVVMWKQTEQTYWQATPFRAVAEPGIQLKAVKSTTGPGEHLRNSLWHTGDTNDQVRLLWKDPRNVGWKDKVSYRWYLQHRPQVGYIRARFYEGSELVADSGVTIDTTMRGGRLGVFCFSQENIIWSNLKYRCNDTIPDDFQEFSAQHGIDSL